The proteins below are encoded in one region of Triticum aestivum cultivar Chinese Spring chromosome 1B, IWGSC CS RefSeq v2.1, whole genome shotgun sequence:
- the LOC123118249 gene encoding protein PHYTOCHROME-DEPENDENT LATE-FLOWERING isoform X3 — MTFENVVRDIMLLSDDSWSYRDFMEAESRIVKALQPALCLDPTPKLDRLCQDPVPHKLNLGVGRKRRLRQNPDVIVTSSYMSHGKKVCIDRVSESTKTDEMGIANNNVTHQVLDNITSQIVSGGSQPLRPSSSQDAARMSMVSHSGVQQNINYSAVGNDRGAGGPVSFTGVNSSTSSQHMMAYNDNGLLSVKRELQEAPLQDPKRVKPTISTDDIQQQQQRQQIRPQSAALGGQDMQWKKGMQYASLNGQRYPSPMVNNLQDSGASFYFREQGLRYGAKQEQMDGMDRCKDPLQAMPPENTVLDQQQSHAQHLSQQAAARNNLQNMAQWQNPRGPSEKDMKKEEMLQRRKLAAASRVSSAPMVQSPVSSKSGEISSSSMGGQFGSAATSAAIGSHKDNKFATSSSAAVGYPSVVSSPSDSMHRMQQPSVAPSKRKNSAPKTQPLVSSVGSPASVSNMLPIPNASSPSVGTSMADQSILEKFRNIEAISNRHQLHNKKNKVDKLSNNRKPMINASREKVVTLLSSCFHTEDYKDELRPLCNSMLSGTINSFRTRILNFVVANRSYQGPTKPFRIIFKDKPDGTVGMQYGDPEDFDNRNSHECTLILPSKYHADLLATQLIARMEKEGYDKADDQVVPSNPPGNLSGLSGMLADNTANEVKQEGGITQQLNAAAHANMVSGSPLQQLSANRMLPSGSSNQAVPMQQEYMQGATMSPRSQQLDQNLIQQQQHQQPQLQQNAQSQLQQQTSLPLNQMQRPQLLPASPLSQMLGPGSNLPMGSNHTSNTKATPASLQLHMMQQVQQQQPVQMSRKVMMGPGSSVNMGNMVNNVVGLSGLGNIMGMGNVRSVSSPMGSMSGLGNSPNQMSLGMASNLAAAGLRPGMNPAAIAKMRMGLAQQQRVTSLYPQTGMVGLPGSGSPILPSSAGLAMMGHHSLNRNNLNPMQRAMMSPMGPPKMPVGNFQMNAQQQMQQLQQLQQQQQQLQQQQQLQQQQLQQQQLQQQQLQQNPQQQQQHQQQQQQQQQQLQQQQQQQQQHQHQHQQQQQHQHQHQHQQQQQMGSPLQQAAQVGSPAGSQQSLVMQQQQISPQQMAAMSPQLSSGALQQVNNNVVNPVGTPGPPQSPQLSSHSQTQGSVSSIANSPMEQLQSANMGGPGSM, encoded by the exons ATGACATTTGAAAATGTTGTCAGGGACATTATGCTGCTATCTGATGATTCATGGAGTTACAGAGATTTCATG GAGGCAGAGTCACGGATTGTCAAAGCTCTACAACCAGCACTTTGCTTAGACCCTACACCAAAGTTGGACCGACTTTGTCAGGATCCTGTTCCTCATAAG TTAAACCTTGGTGTTGGAAGAAAGAGGCGGTTGAGGCAAAATCCTGACGTTATTGTCACATCCAGTTACATGTCTCATGGTAAAAAGGTGTGCATTGATAGGGTGTCTGAAAGTACCAAAACGGACGAGATGGGTATTGCAAATAACAATGTTACTCACCAGGTCCTTGATAACATTACTTCGCAAATTGTGTCAGGTGGCTCTCAACCACTTCGACCAAGTAGTTCACAGGATGCAGCTAGAATGTCAATGGTGTCCCATTCTGGTGTCCAGCAAAATATCAATTATTCTGCTGTTGGTAATGATCGTGGGGCAGGAGGTCCTGTCAGTTTTACTGGAGTCAATTCAAGCACTTCATCTCAGCACATGATGGCTTACAATGACAATGGCCTTCTATCTGTGAAGAGGGAACTACAAGAAGCTCCACTGCAAGACCCTAAGAGAGTAAAACCAACAATTAGCACTGATGAtatccagcagcagcaacagcggcAGCAGATACGGCCTCAATCAGCTGCCCTTGGTGGGCAGGACATGCAATGGAAGAAGGGGATGCAGTATGCTTCATTGAATGGCCAGAGATACCCTTCTCCAATGGTGAACAATCTGCAAGATTCAGGGGCTTCCTTTTATTTCAGAGAGCAGGGTTTGAGATATGGTGCTAAGCAAGAGCAGATGGATGGCATGGACAGATGCAAAGACCCCTTGCAGGCTATGCCCCCTGAAAATACTGTGCTCGATCAGCAGCAATCCCATGCTCAACACTTGTCACAACAAGCAGCAGCTAGAAACAATCTACAGAACATGGCACAGTGGCAGAATCCTCGGGGTCCAAGTGAGAAAGACATGAAGAAAGAAGAAATGCTTCAGAGAAGAAAGTTAGCTGCTGCCTCTCGTGTCTCTTCTGCACCAATGGTTCAGTCTCCAGTATCCTCTAAATCTGGAGAGATATCAAGCAGTTCAATGGGTGGCCAGTTTGGTTCTGCTGCAACATCTGCTGCAATTGGATCACATAAAGATAATAAGTTTGCCACGAGTTCTAGTGCTGCCGTAGGATACCCATCTGTGGTTTCCAGTCCTAGTGATTCTATGCACCGGATGCAGCAGCCTTCGGTTGCTCCTTCGAAAAGGAAAAATTCTGCCCCCAAGACTCAACCACTTGTAAGCAGTGTAGGGTCCCCAGCCAGTGTTTCAAACATGCTTCCTATACCAAATGCTAGCAGCCCTTCCGTTGGGACATCAATGGCTGACCAATCAATTCTTGAGAAATTTAGAAATATTGAGGCTATATCGAATCG GCATCAGCTGCACAATAAGAAGAACAAAGTTGATAAGTTATCTAATAATAGGAAGCCCATGATAAATGCAAGCCGAGAGAAAGTTGTTACACTTCTCTCCAGTTGCTTCCATACTGAGGATTACAAAGACGAGTTGAGGCCTCTTTGTAATTCTATGTTGAGTGGAACAATAAATTCCTTTAGGACCAGAATACTGAACTTTGTTGTTGCCAACCGCTCATACCAAG GTCCTACAAAGCCGTTCCGGATCATTTTCAAGGATAAGCCTGATGGGACAGTGGGAATGCAATATGGAGACCCAGAAGATTTCGACAATCGGAACTCACATGAGTGTACACTCATATTACCCAGCAAG TACCATGCCGACTTGCTTGCAACACAACTTATTGCTCGG ATGGAGAAAGAAGGCTATGATAAGGCAGATGATCAAGTTGTGCCCAGCAACCCTCCTGGTAACCTCAGTGGACTATCAGGCATGTTAGCAGACAATACAGCCAATGAAGTGAAACAAGAGGGAGGTATAACCCAGCAACTTAATGCTGCAGCCCATGCAAATATGGTATCTGGAAGCCCTTTGCAACAACTTTCTGCCAATAGGATGCTTCCATCTGGGAGTAGCAACCAGGCAGTACCAATGCAGCAAGAGTATATGCAGGGTGCAACCATGTCTCCAAGGAGTCAACAACTCGACCAAAATTTAATCCAGCAGCAACAACATCAGCAGCCACAGCTGCAGCAGAATGCACAATCACAGCTTCAGCAACAAACATCTCTTCCTCTCAACCAGATGCAGAGACCCCAACTGCTACCAGCAAGCCCATTATCTCAGATGCTGGGGCCTGGCTCAAATCTCCCAATGGGCTCGAACCACACGAGTAACACCAAGGCTACTCCTGCTTCCTTGCAGCTTCATATGATGCAGCAAGTACAGCAGCAACAGCCAGTGCAGATGTCAAGAAAAGTGATGATGGGGCCTGGCTCATCTGTGAACATGGGCAACATGGTTAACAATGTAGTAGGCCTCAGCGGTCTTGGAAATATTATGGGAATGGGCAACGTGCGGTCAGTGTCCTCCCCGATGGGATCCATGTCAGGCTTAGGGAACAGTCCCAATCAGATGAGCCTTGGAATGGCATCCAATCTTGCCGCAGCTGGGCTTCGTCCAGGTATGAACCCTGCTGCTATTGCCAAGATGCGTATGGGATTAGCTCAGCAACAAAGGGTGACCAGCCTTTACCCCCAGACTGGAATGGTTGGATTGCCTGGCAGTGGTTCACCAATCCTTCCTAGTTCTGCCGGCTTGGCGATGATGGGCCATCATTCACTAAATAGAAACAACCTTAATCCCATGCAGAGGGCCATGATGTCTCCAATGGGCCCACCAAAGATGCCAGTGGGTAATTTTCAGATGAATGCCCAACAGCAGATGCAACAGCTGCAGCAGctccagcaacagcagcagcagctccagcaACAGCAGCAACTGCAGCAGCAGCAACTGCAGCAGCAGCAACtgcagcagcagcaactccaacagaacccacagcagcagcagcagcatcagcagcagcagcagcagcagcagcagcaactacagcagcagcagcagcagcagcagcagcatcagcatcagcatcagcagcagcagcagcatcagcatCAGCATCAGCATCAACAGCAACAACAAATGGGATCTCCTTTGCAGCAGGCAGCACAAGTAGGTTCGCCTGCTGGTTCACAACAGTCATTGGTGATGCAGCAGCAGCAAATAAGCCCGCAGCAAATGGCTGCGATGAGCCCGCAATTGAGCTCAGGGGCTCTGCAACAAGTGAATAACAATGTAGTCAATCCTGTGGGGACGCCAGGCCCTCCTCAAAGTCCACAGTTGAGCTCACACTCACAGACCCAAGGTTCAGTCAGCAGCATTGCAAACTCTCCAATGGAACAGCTGCAAAGTGCCAATATGGGAGGTCCTGGTAGCATGTAG